From the genome of Falco cherrug isolate bFalChe1 chromosome 10, bFalChe1.pri, whole genome shotgun sequence:
ATCATCAGGTCTAAAGAGAACTCACAGTAGCAGCTCATGTTTGCAGCATGACTTAAATGTTCGTACGCCCTGAAGTTAATTTCGAAaccttcagaaacaaaacacattttaatctttatataaaatattttttctcacagttctttaactattttttttcttttttcttctttttttttctttcttgtcatgATATCGGCATTTACCActtctattttaaatgaattgcTAGAGTGACACAAGCTGAAGTTGCGATGTCTTTATTTAGCCTCTAGGTTTTAGGCCAAACCCCAGCTATTTGATATAGAAATAGATATAGATAGAAAATTGATATAGAAATAGAAAGCTATTTGTAtgcaagatgtttttctttaggTGCCGTTGACTTTAGCGCATTTATGATTTCGTTTCAGTCGTCATAAAAATAAGTCTAGGACAATTGCAGGTAGAGAAGTAAGCACATTTGATTATTGTTTCAACTCACAGAACTAATGCAATACTACCAATCCCTGAAAAGCCTTTAAACAGCCAGGGATTCGAGCCTATTCACGGCCCTTCTCAGGGCATGCTTCATGTCCTGGTTCCTGAGGCTGTAGATGAGGGGGTTCAGCACCGGGGCTACGATGGTGTAAAACACTGCAACCACTTTGTCCCTGTCCTGCGGAGGCCTGGACTTGGGGTTCATGTACATGCAGATTGCTGTCCCATAGAATATGGTTACCATCAGGAGGTGGGAGCCGCAGGTGGAGAAGGCCTTGGATTGCACACGTGCAGATTGGCTCTTCCAGATGGCGGAAAGGATACGGGCCTAGAAGGTGATGATCAGAAGAAAGGGGATGAAGGTGACGGGGATACTGAAGATGAAGATGACCAGCTCCATGAGGGCTGTGTCGGCGCAGGCcaagggcagcactgctggcactTCGCATAAGTAATGGTTCAAGACATCAGGTCTGCAGAAGGGCAGCTGCAAGGCCAGGCTGTTGATGACCATGGAGCTCAGCAGGCCACTGGTCCAGGAAGCCATGACCATGTGAATGCAACCCTGCCTGTTCATGGCAGTGGTGTAGAGCAAGGAGTGACATATTGCCATGTATTGATCGTAGGCATGACCTCGAGCAGCACACACTCTGTCATGCCAAAAGCCAGAGAGAAATACAtctgagcagcacagccagagaaGGAGATGGTCCTCTTCTTGGTCAAGAAGCTCACCAGCATCTAGGGGACATTGCTGGAGATGTAGCAGGTATCTAAGAAGGACAGCTTGGCAAGGAAAAAGTACATGGGTGACTGCAACTGGCAATCAGCTCTGATCACTGTAACGATTGTGATGTTCCCAACAACTGTGAACAGATAAAAATCCAGGAACACTATGAAAAGAACACTCTGTGTCCTTGGCTGGGAGGAAAGGCCTTAAAAGATTAATTCTGTCACTACACTTTGGTTTTCCCTGGCCATTATTACTCCAGTGGTTTAACTGTCAAGATAAGAAATAGTAACAAAGTCAACTCAAATCTGTTGCAATATAAGTGTTTCCAGACCTTACATTTCTCTCTGAGTGGGACAGAAACTGCTGTAGAAAACAATGTGCTAGACACAACATACCATCCATTTGATATTATCTGTTACAGTGACCAccagagaaatgagaaaacactGAGAAAGTTTTCTTATGGTATATTTATCTGAACCACTGGTCATGTTGGTTGTGTCTTATTATACAGATTTAACAGAAGAATGACTAACTTATACACATGTTAATGCCCAGCAGAGTTACTATcctcttctgaaaatcaaaattcaATGTTAGATCAAAAGATTATGTGTTAAAATCCCAGTTCTTGATATCCTTTCTTAACACgggaagaaacacaaaacagacTTCTGGAGTGAAACAATCCTTCAGACATTCTCGTTATGACACAGATCTACTCTTTTGGACAAATATGCACAGACCTGTATCCTTTTCCTGCAACAAAGCCAAAATTCAGCATGCAGACCACATCTAACAAATTAAATATGTCCAACACCTTAATGTTTACCTAGGATCTTACGGCATTCTCATCACTGCAGCTCCTAACATTCATATTCTGTTTTTATACTGATTGTCTAAGACGTTTTAACGCTTTACTATGACATAAAGTTTCTGAGTAGTATATGGTCACAGTTGCTGGATCCTGAGTCTTTGTGAAGTGAGAGCAGCAGAATGCCTATACTGATAATGCTGTGGAAGACACTAATAAATGTCACTTGATATGCTGTAGGGTATCTGAGACATCTGAAGGCAGCCGTCACATTTGACACAGGGATGTTAGAGATCCTGTGCTCCTCTGGCATGAAAACTGGACAAATGACAGGTCACACCACGGTGTCTCAAGTGGTACCAGACTGCTACAGCTGAACAAATTTGGATGCCTAGCTGATACGGTCAATGGACTTTAAAGGGCAATTCAGATGACCAGCTAGTAGGTGATAACTTTAGCTATCTCGACTTCTCAGCTGTTCCTGAGAACCTGAGTAGCCTTCTGGACTTAACCTTGACACCTGATTTATTCCTCACTCATGACAGAAATTTAGATGTGTAACTTACATATAAATTTTTAGATG
Proteins encoded in this window:
- the LOC102050276 gene encoding LOW QUALITY PROTEIN: olfactory receptor 2D3-like (The sequence of the model RefSeq protein was modified relative to this genomic sequence to represent the inferred CDS: inserted 1 base in 1 codon; substituted 3 bases at 3 genomic stop codons) — protein: MARENQSVVTELIFXGLSSQPRTQSVLFIVFLDFYLFTVVGNITIVTVIRADCQLQSPMYFFLAKLSFLDTCYISSNVPXMLVSFLTKKRTISFSGCAAQMYFSLAFGMTECVLLEVMXYDQYMAICHSLLYTTAMNRQGCIHMVMASWTSGLLSSMVINSLALQLPFCRPDVLNHYLCEVPAVLPLACADTALMELVIFIFSIPVTFIPFLLIITFXARILSAIWKSQSARVQSKAFSTCGSHLLMVTIFYGTAICMYMNPKSRPPQDRDKVVAVFYTIVAPVLNPLIYSLRNQDMKHALRRAVNRLESLAV